One genomic segment of Pongo pygmaeus isolate AG05252 chromosome 19, NHGRI_mPonPyg2-v2.0_pri, whole genome shotgun sequence includes these proteins:
- the LOC129017033 gene encoding zinc finger HIT domain-containing protein 3: MEKGACTRAPLREGRAAAGEAVSFQKTMASLKCSTVVCVICLEKPKYRCPACRVPYCSVACFRKHKEQCSPETRPVEKKIRSALPTETIKTVENKDDDDSIADFLNSDEEEDRVSLQNLKNLGESATLRSLLLNPHLRQLMVNLDQGEDKAKLMRAYMQEPLFVEFADCCLGIVEPSQNEDS, encoded by the exons ATGGAAAAAGGGGCGTGCACGCGGGCGCCGCTGCGTGAGGGGCGCGCGGCGGCAGGGGAAGCAGTCTCCTTCCAGAAGACCATGGCGTCGCTCAAATGTAGCACCGTCGTCTGCGTGATCTGCTTGGAGAAGCCTAAATACCGCTGTCCAGCCTGCCGCGTGCCCTA CTGCTCGGTAGCCTGCTTCCGGAAGCACAAAG AACAGTGCAGCCCTGAAACTCGTCctgttgagaaaaaaataagatcagCTCTTCCTACCGAAACCATAAAGACTGTGGAAAACAAAG ATGATGATGACTCTATAGCTGATTTTCTCAATAGTGATGAGGAAGAAGACAGAGTTTCTTTGCAGAATTTAAAGAATTTAG GGGAATCTGCAACATTAAGAAGCTTATTGCTCAATCCACACCTCAGGCAGTTGATGGTCAACCTCGATCAGGGGGAAGACAAAGCAAAGCTCATGAGAGCTTACATGCAAGAGCCCTTGTTTGTGGAGTTTGCAGACTGCTGTTTAGGAATTGTGGAGCCATCCCAGAATGAGGATTCTTAA